One stretch of Gadus macrocephalus chromosome 12, ASM3116895v1 DNA includes these proteins:
- the cltrn gene encoding collectrin, with protein sequence MLGALLVLLGTTACLAQDLCTNETSEGFKVRLSIKTALGQQAYVWNESEMFLFRATLAFAMRQHFKNNQYNVSSILVCNETQRVSFHFVVLDPSDSTQLIQKTAVEAAVRKSRHRINSAFLLSDSTLEFLQIPPTLATPYSPATPPWLIAFGVVIGAVCAGIIVMLVSSLLGRGRPKKGKGEDEDEEEGGGVGQNGIACDPLDGACNRGFSDDDRLTQM encoded by the exons AGACGTCTGAAGGCTTCAAGGTCCGACTCAGCATCAAAACCGCCCTGGGACAGCAAGCT TATGTCTGGAATGAGAGCGAGATGTTTCTGTTCCGGGCCACTCTGGCCTTCGCCATGAGACAACACTTCAAGAACAACCAGTACAA tgtgtccagCATCCTGGTGTGTAACGAGACCCAGCGGGTGTCCTTCCACTTCGTGGTCCTGGACCCCTCGGACTCCACTCAGCTGATTCAGAAGACGGCGGTGGAGGCGGCAGTGAG GAAGTCCAGACATCGCATCAACAGCGCCTTCCTGCTGAGCGACAGCACGCTGGAGTTCCTGCAGATCCCGCCCACCCTGGCCACGCCCTACagcccggccacgcccccctggCTCATCGCGTTCGGCGTGGTGATCGGCGCGGTGTGCGCCGGGATCATTGTGATGCTGGTGTCCTCGCTGCTGGGGAGGGGACG TCCGAAGAAGGGGAAgggcgaggacgaggacgaagaggagggcgGCGGGGTCGGCCAGAACGGCATCGCGTGCGACCCGCTGGACGGCGCGTGCAACAGGGGCTTCTCCGACGACGACCGCCTCACCCAGATGTAG